One Orcinus orca chromosome 7, mOrcOrc1.1, whole genome shotgun sequence genomic window carries:
- the LOC101281174 gene encoding CREB-regulated transcription coactivator 3-like — protein sequence MRPGPLLSIEPTWWVEDTWTPRDLPQPLLQQPHTQEPTAQQPQAAPSLPQSDFQLLAAQGSSLTSFFPDVSFEQQSMRPGPAFTQQVSLVQQGPRGPQDSFHLRPNLYSNCGNFPNTILTENSSTSLFKDLDSALAGMPEVSLNVDTPFPLQEELQIEPLSLDGLSMLSDSSPGLLDLSTEETFRADRLCRRERNRRTYF from the exons ATGAGGCCAGGACCCCTTCTCTCCATCGAGCCGACATGGTGGGTGGAGGACACCTGGACGCCTAGG gacctcccccagcctctgctgcAGCAGCCCCACACCCAGGAGCCCACTGCTCAGCAGCCCCAGGCAGCCCCATCGCTGCCCCAGTCAGACTTCCAGCTCCTCGCGGCCCAG GGCTCATCTTTGACCAGCTTCTTCCCAGATGTGAGCTTTGAGCAGCAGTCCATGAGGCCAGGCCCAGCCTTTACTCAGCAG GTGTCCCTGGTGCAACAGGGTCCCCGAGGACCACAGGACTCCTTTCATTTGAGACCAAACCTGTATTCCAACTGCGGGAATTTCCCAAACACCATCCTGACAG AAAACTCGAGCACCAGCCTGTTCAAAGACCTCGACAGTGCTCTGGCAGGCATGCCCGAGGTCAGCCTAAACGTGGACACTCCGTTTCCATTGCAAGAAGAGCTCCAGATCGAACCCCTGAGCCTGGACGGACTCAGCATGTTAAGTGATTCCAGCCCGGGCCTGCTCGACCTCTCTACTGAAGAGACGTTTCGAGCTGACCGACTGTGCAGAAGGGAACGGAACAGGAGGACTTATTTCTGA